DNA sequence from the Calditrichota bacterium genome:
GCATTTGCTAAATTCATACCCAATGGATAAAATCAATTCCGAATTTGCCTATGGCGCGGCAAGTTCGCTGGCGATGGACTTCAGCGATGAGGATGAAGCGCCGGAGTTTGAATTGAATCAAATTTTGTGGAAGGCGATCAAAGGTGTGCAATCAGAAATGCCGGCGATCAAGAATGCACGCTATCGGCAGTTGTTCAATTAAATTTTCAAAAGGTGTGCTACATCTCAAAGATGTAGTACACCTTTAGGCATTAATAATTTCAATTCGTTGAAAATCAAGGAGCCATTTCGTGAACAAACAAGAACCCACACTGCGCGTGATGCCCATGCCGCGGGACACCAATCGCTACGGAACAGTTTTCGGCGGCGTAATTCTCTCCTATCTCGATATTGCCGGGGCGCTGGAGGCGCGCAAAACCGCGCCGCTGAATTACGTCACTGTCGCCATGAACAAAGTCGAATTTCTCCAGCCGGTTTTTGTCGGGGATCAGGTTTCATTTTATACCAAAACAGTTCGCGTCGGCAGAACGTCCATCACCATCGAAGTGATCGTGGAAGCCAGCCGCTACGACAATCCCGCGGAAATCGTGCAGGTTACTTCTGCGGAAATCATTTACGTCGCCGTGGATGAAAATCGCGAGCCGGTGGTGATTGGATAGTACAAAATAAATCTGATCCGGATGATTGACAAAAAATTTTACTATCACGCGGATTGCGCGGACTTTCGCAGATTATAAGATTAGAGGCATCCGTGGGAATCCGTTACATGCGTGTTCATCTGCGTTCTATTTTAGCCTTCTCGCAAAACTGAATTGACGGAGCTATTCAA
Encoded proteins:
- a CDS encoding acyl-CoA thioesterase, translated to MPMPRDTNRYGTVFGGVILSYLDIAGALEARKTAPLNYVTVAMNKVEFLQPVFVGDQVSFYTKTVRVGRTSITIEVIVEASRYDNPAEIVQVTSAEIIYVAVDENREPVVIG